A genomic stretch from Lathyrus oleraceus cultivar Zhongwan6 chromosome 2, CAAS_Psat_ZW6_1.0, whole genome shotgun sequence includes:
- the LOC127123138 gene encoding uncharacterized protein LOC127123138 gives MAEYEACIYDLEATLDLRIKILEVFGDSALVISQVKGYWETRGKLIPYKEHIRKLVPYFGEISFHHISREENQLADALATLASMFKVKWKNEAPSIQIDHLDEPTHCLAIEADPDDKPWFYDIKTFLEKHQYPEGISITDKKALRRLSSKFFLNGDVLYKRNYDSVLLRCVDRHKASTIIKSIHEGCKGVHAKGPAMAKKILRAGYYWTLMEVDCYNFVKRCHKCQIYGDKIFVPPTPLNVLTSP, from the coding sequence atggcagaatatgaggcATGTATCTATGATTTAGAGGCGACACTCGACTTGAGGATCAAGATTCTTGAGGTATTTGgtgattcagctctggtaatcagtCAAGTGAAAGGATATTGGGAGACTCGGGGCAAGTTGATACCTTATAAAGAGCACATCAGAAAACTGGTACCCTATTTTGGTGAAATCTCTTTTCATCATATTTCTAGGGAGGAAAATCAGTTAGCGGACGCTCTAGCCACGTTGgcatctatgttcaaagtcaaatggaagaatgaagcaccatcCATCCAGATTGACCACTTAGATGAACCAACACATTGTCTAGCAATTGAGGCCGATCCTGACGATaagccttggttctatgacataaAAACATTTCTGGAGAAACATCAATATCCCGAGGGTATATCCATTACCGATAAGAAAGCTCTGAGAAGACTCTCTTCCAAGTTCTTCCTAAATGGTGATGTATTATACAAAAGGAATTATGATTCTGtactgctcagatgcgtggatagacacaaagctAGTACAATCATAAAGTCCATACACGAAGGCTGTAAGGGTGTACATGCAAAGGGTCCTgctatggccaagaagatccttcgggctggttattattggacACTAATGGAGGTTGATTGCTACAATTTTGTGAAAAgatgccataagtgtcagataTATGGTGACAAGATCTTTGTGCCACCAACTCCATTGAATGTTTTGACTTCTCCATAG